One Frankiaceae bacterium genomic window, GGCGGCTGCTGCGAGGGGCCGCCCGTCGGCCCGGGGACGTACGGACCGCCGGTCGGCCCGGGCGAGCCGCCGGGGGCTGCCGACGCGGTGGACGAGGGGCGGACGTCGCTGGGCGACGCCGTCGGCTCGGGCGAGGTCGTCGTCTGCGGCGCGCCGATGGCGTCGGTGCGGTCGTTGCGCGGGACGTTGGTGGCGGGCTGGAGGCCGCTCGTGCCGCCGGGGCCGTTCATGAGGGAGTAGGTCAGGGCGCCGACCAGCACCAGGGCGGCGCCCGTGCCGCCACCGGCGCGGCGGCGGCGCAGCGACCGGCCACGGCGCACCGCCTCCTCGAAGCCCCCCGGGGGTGCTACGACGAGCGGGTACGACCGGCGCGGAACGTCAGTCACGGTGTCCCCCGAGCTCCTTCGCGAGCAGTTGCCGCGCCTCGTGCAGCCGCCGCTTGACCGTACCAACAGGGCGCTTCGTCAGCGTGGCGACCTCCGTGACCGGCAGGTCGGCGTAGTAGTGGAGCAGCACGGCCTCGCGGAGCCGCTCGGGGAGGCGCTCGACCAGGTCGCGCAGCCAGGGGTCGTGCACCGGCGCGTCCTCGACCGGGCGGTGGCCGATCTCCGTGTAGATCTCGCGCTCGCGCTTGCTGCGGCGCCAGTGGCGGCGGGCGAGGTTGGTGGCGACGTAGTAGACGTACGCCTTGGGCTCGCGGACCCCCACCCAGCGGGCGAACAGGCGGGCGAACGCCTCCTGCGTGATGTCGCGCGCCAGCTGCACGTCGCCCGTGAGGGCCGTGCAGTAGCCGGCCAGACCGGCGTACTCGGCGGCGTAGAGGTCGCGGAAGCCCTCCTCGCGGGAGGTCGGGACGACCCTGGCCTCGGCCACGTCGGCGCGCGCGGCATCGACGCCGAGCACCAGCTCAGCGGTCATGCCTGTCGCTCCGTCACCGGTTACCAGCTCCTTCGTCCACGGGGAAAGAGCCCCCGGGCGCGCGGGAGGTTCGGTGGGATTCGACGAGAGCTGGGTCATCTCGCATGTCCGATTCGACACAGGGCGTGACGAGTCCTGCGCAGCCTGTTTGCGTGTCCGATTCGCCGGGGATTTTTGGGATCAACCGGTCGGCACCCGCCGACTCACTGAGAAAGGCACCCGGCGATGTCGGACTCGTTCAGGCTCTCCCAGCGGGCCGTGGCGGCCTCTGCGTTCGCGCTCGTGCTCACCGGCGCGTCGTTCGCGCCCGCGGTCGCCGACGACGGCGACGGCAAGAAGGGCGGCAAGGGTGCCGGCCAGTCCGGCCAGGCCCACGGCCGCGGCAACGGCGGCAAGGGCTCCGGCGGGGGTTCGGGGTCGGGCGGCGAGTCGCGTTCGGACGGTGCCGCGCGCGGCTCCGGCGGGGCCAAGGCGGCGCAGGGCGGCCAGGGTGCCCAGGGCGGCGCGGACAACGGCGACCCCGCGGGCAACAACGGGACGTTCAAGGTCGACGGGCTCGCGTTCGACGACGGCCTCGGCAACGAGCCGCACGTCGGCTGCGGGTTCCGGTTGAAGTTCTACGGCTTCGACGAGGGCCAGACCGGCGACATCACCATCGCGGGCCACGCGCCGTCCGGCTCCGGCGTCGTCAGCCAGAAGAACGACGTGCTCATCAGCGACGACGCGGCCGGCGGCGGCCCGAACGACCCCGACGCGATCGTCACCTACACGATGGACGACCTCGACCTCAGCGGCCTCACCGCGCACCCGAAGCAGGGCTACCACGTCAAGGTCACGCTCAGCACGGACACGCCCGGCGGCGTGAAGCACAAGGTGTTCTGGATCGAGCCGTGCGCGCCCGAGGTGGCGCCCACCGACACCGTGGTCCCCGGCACCGACGTGGGCGGCGTGGACACCGGCATCGACACCGAGGTCGGCGGCACGGACACGTCGGTCGGCGGCGTCGAGACCGGTGAGGAGGCGCGCGTCCTCGGCACCAGGATCACGCGCTCCAACGCCCCCGCGGCCGCGAACCGTGGCGGCGCGTCGGTCCTCGGCACGAACCTCGCCCGCGGGCCACTGGCGTTCACCGGGTCGTTCACCGAGGCGCTGCTCGCCCTCGGCGGCGGGCTCGTGGCCGCCGGCGCCGGCTTCGTCCTCTGGGCGCGCAAGCCGCGCGGCAAGCACGCCCTCTAGCTCCTCCCCGACGCGAACGGCCACCGGCACCCAGCTAGCCGGTGGCCGTTCCGTCTTTCCGGACCGGCCAGACGTACGGCAGGTCGTCCGGCACGTCGCCGAACAGCGGGCCGTACCACGCGGGGTCCTTGCGCAGCAGGGAGGACCGGTGGGCCAGGTGGAACGCCTCGTCGCCCAGCCACGGCGGGAGCAGTCCGCGCCGCCGCAGCTCCGCCTGGGAGAGCACCGGCTCGCTGAACGCCGCGATCTGCGCCTCGCACGTGTCGGCGTTGCCGCGGCGGACCCACTCGCGGCTGATCTCCACGCCGTACGTCGTCAGCGCCTCGACGTGGCCGCGCCACATCGCGACCGCCGGATGGTGCTGCCAGCCGTACGTCGGGATCGTGACGGCGCGCAGGATCTGGAGGGTCTCGACGCGTTGCTTGCCGAGTCTCCTGGGGTCGAGGGCCTTCGCTGACCGGCGGAACCCTGGGTACGGGAGGAATGTCTGCACGTGGGGACGGTGCCCGCGCCGTGCCGAGGGAAGCCTGTTACAGCCTTGACGCCAGGGTCTTTCTACCCGGACAGTGCACCCTCGCTCAACACATCTACGGGGGGACGTTCCCATGCGCCGACATGTCCGGGCTGCCGTCAGCTTCATCGCGACCGTGGGGCTGACCTCCGGCTTCGTCGTCGCCGGCCCTGGCGCACCCGCGTCGGCCACGCCGCGCAAGTGCCCTGGCTACGCGTTCCTGCGCGAGGCGGATGCCTTCGCGGTCCGGCGCCCGTCCGGTGGGTTCGAGGTCTGTGACCCGTCGACCGGCGCGTTGACCAGCACGCACGGCCCGGACACGGCCAACGCGGGCGCGCACTCCCCGCTGCCCACGGCCGAGTCGGACGTCGAGTGCGTCGTGCACAACTACGGCCCTCAAGTCGTGTTCCTCTACGGGCACTGGTACCCGACCGCGTGGCGCTACCTCGACGTGCGGCTGGGCCTGCAGTCGATCATCCGCCGGATGAACCACAAGCTGGCCCTCGCCGCCGCCGCGTCGGGTGGGTCCGCGATGAAGATCCGTACGCCCTGCATGTTGCA contains:
- a CDS encoding RNA polymerase sigma factor, with protein sequence MTAELVLGVDAARADVAEARVVPTSREEGFRDLYAAEYAGLAGYCTALTGDVQLARDITQEAFARLFARWVGVREPKAYVYYVATNLARRHWRRSKREREIYTEIGHRPVEDAPVHDPWLRDLVERLPERLREAVLLHYYADLPVTEVATLTKRPVGTVKRRLHEARQLLAKELGGHRD
- a CDS encoding MSMEG_6728 family protein, translating into MQTFLPYPGFRRSAKALDPRRLGKQRVETLQILRAVTIPTYGWQHHPAVAMWRGHVEALTTYGVEISREWVRRGNADTCEAQIAAFSEPVLSQAELRRRGLLPPWLGDEAFHLAHRSSLLRKDPAWYGPLFGDVPDDLPYVWPVRKDGTATG